Proteins co-encoded in one Malus domestica chromosome 09, GDT2T_hap1 genomic window:
- the LOC103414763 gene encoding uncharacterized protein isoform X6 has product MCEESGVEKSSSSLSSPKQIADPVVYKLVRVEGDGRLVPATDDEVMEVEDFLVDEMVELPVITEAGNGWCISNEESSSGKPQKESSEGVSHSENTEADVKLCARLEDIVPSSSLSPDGSHINESGRIGECSKQPLDGPIESGSSASVICTSPKPDVNTLKGEICLDNLSIRELHELFRATFGRESTVKDKLWLKRRITMGLTNSCDVSTTFTIVDNKLVNKGKDDSIQNADGMLTEGSDGEAKNLGYETSPTSHSSQMENHVTVSGKRLVNISAELDCGSEDLHTDQRAAKRVRKPTKRYIEELSEVESKDCSPKVISPVKSAGQRQTSPKSCWPLGNVPLNERAIVTRSDPLGNVTNVPSNERTFVTRLDSLGGSGVQVPYVSRVRRSRPRKNIMALMKFDMSGMGVTAKLVKEAFSMRSSVSESEHADKVLKIRSASERMKPRCTAEPEKDKRRSVMGTIELRKNLGIKQTDSSEDNSDDGTAQIPTAKGGMRRKHHRAWTLVEVIKLVEGVSKCGTGRWSEIKRLSFASYSYRTSVDLKDKWRNLLKASFAQTPPDDGINSRKHASVPIPASILLKVRELAEMQVQVPPNLGPSKLGTGSSRSVHQMRPGFL; this is encoded by the exons ATGTGTGAGGAGAGTGGGGTTGAGAAAAGTAGCTCTTCTTTGTCTTCGCCAAAGCAGATTGCCGATCCTGTTGTATACAAGCTCGTTCGG GTTGAAGGTGATGGGAGATTAGTGCCAGCAACAGATGATGAAGTAATGGAAGTTGAGGATTTTCTTGTTGATGAGATGGTTGAATTACCTGTTATTACAGAGGCTGGAAATGGTTGGTGCATTTCCAATGAAGAGTCTTCCTCTGGGAAACCTCAGAAAGAAAGCTCAGAAG GTGTCTCACATTCAGAGAACACAGAAGCTGATGTGAAATTATGTGCACGGCTTGAG GATATTGTTCCTTCTTCATCACTGAGTCCAGATGGAAGCCATATTAATGAATCTGGGAGAATTGGGGAGTGCTCAAAACAACCGCTGGATGGACCAATAGAAAGTGGGTCATCAGCTTCTGTCATCTGCACTAGTCCAAAGCCTGATGTTAATACACTAAAGGGGGAGATATGCTTGGACAACCTATCAATTAGAGAACTTCATGAATTATTTCGGgcaacttttgggagagaaagTACTGTTAAGGACAAGTTGTGGCTTAAGAGGAGGATCACAATGGGGTTGACTAACTCTTGTGATGTTTCAACAACTTTCACTATTGTAGATAACAAATTGGTGAACAAGGGTAAAGATGATAGCATTCAGAATGCAGATGGTATGCTCACTGAGGGGTCAGATGGTGAAGCAAAGAATCTTGGGTATGAAACTTCACCAACTAGCCACAGTAGCCAAATGGAAAATCATGTCACTGTTTCGGGCAAGAGATTGGTAAACATTAGTGCAGAACTGGATTGTGGAAGTGAGGACCTTCACACAGATCAGAGAGCTGCCAAACGAGTTCGAAAGCCCACTAAGAGATATATTGAAGAGCTTTCTGAAGTTGAATCAAAAGATTGTAGCCCAAAAGTGATTAGTCCAGTTAAAAGTGCGGGACAACGACAAACATCTCCAAAATCTTGTTGGCCTCTTGGAAATGTCCCTTTAAATGAGAGAGCTATTGTCACCAGGTCGGACCCTCTAGGAAATGTGACAAATGTCCCTTCAAATGAGAGAACGTTTGTCACTAGGTTGGATTCTCTTGGCGGATCTGGGGTTCAGGTTCCTTATGTTTCTCGAGTTCGTAGAAGCCGTCCAAGGAAAAATATTATGGCCCTTATG aaGTTTGATATGAGTGGAATGGGTGTGACAGCTAAACTTGTAAAAGAGGCCTTTAGTATGCGTAGTTCTGTATCAGAGAGTGAGCATGCAGACAAAGTCTTGAAAATCAGATCTGCTTCTGAACGGATGAAGCCACGG TGTACTGCTGAACCAGAGAAAGACAAGCGTCGCTCAGTAATGGGCACAATTGAACTGCGAAAGAACTTGGGCATTAAACAGACAGATTCATCCGAGGACAATTCAGATGATGGTACAGCCCAGATTCCCACAGCGAAAGGTGGAATGAGAAGGAAACACCATCGAGCTTGGACTCTTGTTGAGGTTATAAAATTAGTTGAGGGTGTCTCTAAGTGTGGCACTGGGAGGTGGTCTGAGATCAAAAGGCTTTCCTTTGCATCGTATTCATATCGCACTTCTGTTGATCTCAAG GACAAGTGGAGAAACCTGCTCAAGGCTAGCTTTGCGCAAACGCCTCCTGATGATGGA ATAAACTCCCGGAAACATGCTTCAGTACCCATCCCGGCATCAATTTTGTTAAAAGTAAGAGAGCTTGCTGAGATGCAGGTGCAGGTACCGCCAAATCTAGGGCCCAGCAAGCTGGGCACTGGTAGCAGTCGAAGCGTGCATCAAATGCGACCAGGCTTCTTGTAA
- the LOC103414763 gene encoding uncharacterized protein isoform X7: MRWLNYLLLQRLEMVGAFPMKSLPLGNLRKKAQKSNTFPGVSHSENTEADVKLCARLEDIVPSSSLSPDGSHINESGRIGECSKQPLDGPIESGSSASVICTSPKPDVNTLKGEICLDNLSIRELHELFRATFGRESTVKDKLWLKRRITMGLTNSCDVSTTFTIVDNKLVNKGKDDSIQNADGMLTEGSDGEAKNLGYETSPTSHSSQMENHVTVSGKRLVNISAELDCGSEDLHTDQRAAKRVRKPTKRYIEELSEVESKDCSPKVISPVKSAGQRQTSPKSCWPLGNVPLNERAIVTRSDPLGNVTNVPSNERTFVTRLDSLGGSGVQVPYVSRVRRSRPRKNIMALMKFDMSGMGVTAKLVKEAFSMRSSVSESEHADKVLKIRSASERMKPRCTAEPEKDKRRSVMGTIELRKNLGIKQTDSSEDNSDDGTAQIPTAKGGMRRKHHRAWTLVEVIKLVEGVSKCGTGRWSEIKRLSFASYSYRTSVDLKDKWRNLLKASFAQTPPDDGINSRKHASVPIPASILLKVRELAEMQVQVPPNLGPSKLGTGSSRSVHQMRPGFL, translated from the exons ATGAGATGGTTGAATTACCTGTTATTACAGAGGCTGGAAATGGTTGGTGCATTTCCAATGAAGAGTCTTCCTCTGGGAAACCTCAGAAAGAAAGCTCAGAAG AGCAATACATTTCCAGGTGTCTCACATTCAGAGAACACAGAAGCTGATGTGAAATTATGTGCACGGCTTGAG GATATTGTTCCTTCTTCATCACTGAGTCCAGATGGAAGCCATATTAATGAATCTGGGAGAATTGGGGAGTGCTCAAAACAACCGCTGGATGGACCAATAGAAAGTGGGTCATCAGCTTCTGTCATCTGCACTAGTCCAAAGCCTGATGTTAATACACTAAAGGGGGAGATATGCTTGGACAACCTATCAATTAGAGAACTTCATGAATTATTTCGGgcaacttttgggagagaaagTACTGTTAAGGACAAGTTGTGGCTTAAGAGGAGGATCACAATGGGGTTGACTAACTCTTGTGATGTTTCAACAACTTTCACTATTGTAGATAACAAATTGGTGAACAAGGGTAAAGATGATAGCATTCAGAATGCAGATGGTATGCTCACTGAGGGGTCAGATGGTGAAGCAAAGAATCTTGGGTATGAAACTTCACCAACTAGCCACAGTAGCCAAATGGAAAATCATGTCACTGTTTCGGGCAAGAGATTGGTAAACATTAGTGCAGAACTGGATTGTGGAAGTGAGGACCTTCACACAGATCAGAGAGCTGCCAAACGAGTTCGAAAGCCCACTAAGAGATATATTGAAGAGCTTTCTGAAGTTGAATCAAAAGATTGTAGCCCAAAAGTGATTAGTCCAGTTAAAAGTGCGGGACAACGACAAACATCTCCAAAATCTTGTTGGCCTCTTGGAAATGTCCCTTTAAATGAGAGAGCTATTGTCACCAGGTCGGACCCTCTAGGAAATGTGACAAATGTCCCTTCAAATGAGAGAACGTTTGTCACTAGGTTGGATTCTCTTGGCGGATCTGGGGTTCAGGTTCCTTATGTTTCTCGAGTTCGTAGAAGCCGTCCAAGGAAAAATATTATGGCCCTTATG aaGTTTGATATGAGTGGAATGGGTGTGACAGCTAAACTTGTAAAAGAGGCCTTTAGTATGCGTAGTTCTGTATCAGAGAGTGAGCATGCAGACAAAGTCTTGAAAATCAGATCTGCTTCTGAACGGATGAAGCCACGG TGTACTGCTGAACCAGAGAAAGACAAGCGTCGCTCAGTAATGGGCACAATTGAACTGCGAAAGAACTTGGGCATTAAACAGACAGATTCATCCGAGGACAATTCAGATGATGGTACAGCCCAGATTCCCACAGCGAAAGGTGGAATGAGAAGGAAACACCATCGAGCTTGGACTCTTGTTGAGGTTATAAAATTAGTTGAGGGTGTCTCTAAGTGTGGCACTGGGAGGTGGTCTGAGATCAAAAGGCTTTCCTTTGCATCGTATTCATATCGCACTTCTGTTGATCTCAAG GACAAGTGGAGAAACCTGCTCAAGGCTAGCTTTGCGCAAACGCCTCCTGATGATGGA ATAAACTCCCGGAAACATGCTTCAGTACCCATCCCGGCATCAATTTTGTTAAAAGTAAGAGAGCTTGCTGAGATGCAGGTGCAGGTACCGCCAAATCTAGGGCCCAGCAAGCTGGGCACTGGTAGCAGTCGAAGCGTGCATCAAATGCGACCAGGCTTCTTGTAA